The genomic DNA AGTCATGTGCCTGGAGCAGGGAGCCCTGCACGCTCGGCGTTGGATCCGGATCCGGAGGTGCCGGCTCAAGCGCGTCGGCGGACGTTCACGGCGAAGTACAAACTCGGGATCCTGGAGAAGGCCGAGGCGTGCACGAAGCTGGGTGAGATCGGCAAACTTCTGCGCCAGGAGGGCCTGTACTCGTCGCATCTGTCGACATGGCGGCGCCAACACGACGAGGGCGCTCTGGCCGCCCTGAGGCCGAAGAAGCGTGGCCGCAAGCCGCGACCGGTCACGGCGCAGTCGCGTCACGTCGCCGAGCTCGAGCGGGAGAATGCGCGCTTGCGCCGGAAGCTGACGCAAGCCGAGACGATCATCGAGGTGCAAAAAAAACTCTCTCAGCTTCTGGGGATTCAGGAGAGTCGCTGATGGAGGCGACGACCACGCTTTCGCAGGAGGTCGGCGTACGGGCCGCCTGCTCGGCACTTGGAATGCCCAGGGCGACTTACTATCGCCGTCGAGATCCGACACCAGCCGATAAGCCACGGCCACGGCCGCCTCTGGCTCTGGATGCTGAGCAGCGCCAGGCGGTGGTGGACGTGTTGCACTCGCCGCGTTTCGTCGATCGCTCCCCGCACCAGATCTGGGCGGTGCTGCTCGACGAGGAGCAGGAGTATCTATGCTCGGTGCGCACGATGTATCGCATCCTCGAGGCCGAGGGCGAGCTGCGCGAGCGCCGCAACCAGCTGCGCCGCCCGGTCTACGCCAAACCCGAGCTGGTGGCGACGGCTCCGAATCAAGTGTGGACGTGGGACATCACGAAGCTCAAGGGGCCCGCGAAGTGGACCTACTTCTACCTCTACGTGATCCTGGATCTCTACAGCCGCTACGTGCCCGGCTGGATGGTGGCGCGTCGCGAGTCGGGGACGCTGGCCAGGCGTCTGATCGCTGAGACGGTGCGCAAGCAAGGTATCCGCGGGGATCAGTTGACGGTGCATGCCGATCGGGGGTCGAGCATGAGGTCGAAAACGGTGGCGCTGCTGCTGGCCGATCTGGGCGTGAGGAAGAGCCACAGTCGGCCGTACACCAGTAACGACAATCCGTTCTCCGAAGCCCAGTTCAAGACGATGAAGTACCACCCGAGCTTCCCGGAACGGTTTGGCTCGCTGGAGGATAGTCGCGGATTCTGTGCGCCGTTCCTCGGCTGGTACAACACCGATCATCGGCACTCGAGCCTGGCCTATTTGACGCCGGCCGATGTCCATTACGGCCGCGCCGATCAGATCCTTCAGCAACGGGCCGGGGTGCTACGCGCGGCCTTTGAGACCAATCCTCAGCGCTTCAAAGGCCGCATGCCGAGCCCAGGGAAACTGCCGGAAGCCGTGTGGATCAACCCGCCGAAGGAGACGCCATGAGACTCTACCCAGAATTCTGGATCCTGAGCCCGGCACGCGGATCGTTGCGGGTGCAGCCGGAACGTATCGGGCGGTGGCGAGGCCGCCCAGCTCCGCCGCCGCCGAGATCGCATCCTTGCGCGCCCTACGTGAATTCTGCTTCTGCTTGCGCCGCAGTCCGAGGCGGTCCCCGCTGGACGAGGTCGATCGGAGAGCTTCTCCCCCGTCTCAACCGGCGTGGACGTGAGTCGCGGGCACCAGCCTTGCGGCCACCGAGATCGCATCCTTGCGCGCCCTACGTGAATTCTGCTTCTGCCCGGATCCATGCAGGCCAGTGGACCCACGTGCCCACTCGACCGACAAAGACCTTTCGACACTAATAGCCGCAAACCAGTGTCTCAAAACCATTGACACAGTCCGACGCTCCGCGGCGCCACCACCAGTGACGGCCGGCCCGCCGCACAGCGGCCCAGGCGCCGCCATTGCAGCAGCGCCAGCACCTGGATCGTCTTGCCCAGGCCCATGTCGTCGGCGAGGCAGCCGCCGAAGCCGAAACTCCTGAGGAAGCGCAGCCACCCCAAGCCGTCGCGCTGGTAGGCGCGCAGCTCGCCGCGAAACCCGCGCGGCTCGGCGGCCGGCTCGATGCGCTCGAACGAGCCCAGGCGCTCGCGGATGCGCCGGAACTTCAAGTCGACGTCGACCTTCGGCGCCGCCGCCAGCAGGGCGTCGAGCAGCACCGCCTGAGAAGGCAGGAAACGCACCGAGTCGCCCGCGGACTCGGGCG from bacterium includes the following:
- a CDS encoding IS3 family transposase — translated: MEATTTLSQEVGVRAACSALGMPRATYYRRRDPTPADKPRPRPPLALDAEQRQAVVDVLHSPRFVDRSPHQIWAVLLDEEQEYLCSVRTMYRILEAEGELRERRNQLRRPVYAKPELVATAPNQVWTWDITKLKGPAKWTYFYLYVILDLYSRYVPGWMVARRESGTLARRLIAETVRKQGIRGDQLTVHADRGSSMRSKTVALLLADLGVRKSHSRPYTSNDNPFSEAQFKTMKYHPSFPERFGSLEDSRGFCAPFLGWYNTDHRHSSLAYLTPADVHYGRADQILQQRAGVLRAAFETNPQRFKGRMPSPGKLPEAVWINPPKETP
- a CDS encoding transposase, translated to MPAQARRRTFTAKYKLGILEKAEACTKLGEIGKLLRQEGLYSSHLSTWRRQHDEGALAALRPKKRGRKPRPVTAQSRHVAELERENARLRRKLTQAETIIEVQKKLSQLLGIQESR